One genomic segment of Spirochaeta cellobiosiphila DSM 17781 includes these proteins:
- the gnd gene encoding decarboxylating NADP(+)-dependent phosphogluconate dehydrogenase, with product MSKADIGLIGLAVMGQNLVLNMNDNGYGVAVYNRTVQKMTDFIEGPAKGRDTIYGTQTIEELVSMLKRPRRVMLMVKAGEVVDHFIEQVLPFLEEGDIIIDGGNSHFPDSNRRAKTLAEKGILFIGAGVSGGEEGARRGPSIMPGGNEKAWPAIKDIFQDISAKTETNEACCDWVGNDGSGHYVKMVHNGIEYGDMQLIGEAYQLLKDGLGFSYPEMHEIFSKWNEGPLDSYLIEITRDILNFKDEDGVYLVEKILDSAGQKGTGKWTGISALDLGVPVTLIGEAVFARCLSAIKDERLEASKILSGPGVKFEGDKQSFVNDIEKALLFAKIISYTQGFMLMREAAKENSWTLNYGSIALMWRGGCIIRSAFLGKIKEAYDKNPELKSLLLDDYFKDVVLESQGALRRVVAKAVELGIPVPTLSTSLAFFDGYRSERLPANLLQAQRDYFGAHTYERLDKPRGQFFHTNWTGKGGNVSSSTYDV from the coding sequence ATGTCTAAGGCAGATATTGGTTTAATAGGTTTAGCTGTTATGGGGCAAAACCTAGTTCTCAATATGAATGATAATGGATATGGCGTAGCTGTATATAATCGAACAGTTCAAAAAATGACGGACTTCATTGAAGGTCCAGCTAAAGGTCGCGATACCATTTATGGAACCCAAACTATAGAAGAATTAGTCAGCATGCTTAAAAGACCAAGAAGAGTGATGCTGATGGTTAAAGCCGGTGAGGTTGTGGATCATTTCATTGAACAGGTTCTTCCTTTCTTAGAAGAGGGAGATATCATTATAGATGGTGGAAATAGTCATTTCCCAGATTCAAATAGAAGAGCCAAAACTTTAGCAGAAAAAGGAATATTGTTTATAGGAGCGGGAGTTTCTGGTGGTGAAGAGGGTGCCAGACGTGGGCCTTCTATTATGCCAGGTGGTAATGAGAAAGCTTGGCCTGCTATCAAAGATATATTTCAGGACATTAGTGCGAAAACTGAAACTAACGAGGCCTGTTGTGACTGGGTTGGCAATGATGGATCCGGGCATTATGTCAAAATGGTACATAATGGGATCGAATATGGAGATATGCAGTTAATCGGTGAAGCCTACCAATTGTTAAAGGATGGTTTAGGTTTTAGTTATCCTGAAATGCATGAAATATTTTCAAAATGGAATGAAGGACCTTTAGATAGTTATTTGATAGAAATAACAAGGGACATCCTCAACTTTAAAGATGAAGACGGTGTCTACCTTGTTGAAAAGATTTTAGATTCTGCCGGACAAAAGGGAACGGGAAAGTGGACAGGCATATCGGCTTTAGACCTCGGTGTTCCTGTAACTCTTATAGGCGAGGCTGTTTTTGCCAGATGTTTATCTGCGATCAAAGACGAACGCCTGGAAGCATCAAAAATACTTTCTGGACCTGGAGTAAAATTCGAAGGTGACAAGCAAAGCTTTGTAAATGATATTGAAAAAGCCTTATTATTTGCGAAAATCATTTCTTATACACAAGGTTTTATGTTGATGAGAGAAGCGGCTAAAGAAAATAGCTGGACTTTGAATTATGGTTCTATCGCATTAATGTGGAGAGGAGGGTGTATTATCCGTTCAGCTTTCCTTGGTAAAATAAAAGAAGCTTATGATAAAAATCCTGAACTGAAAAGTCTTTTACTTGATGATTACTTCAAAGATGTTGTTCTAGAATCTCAAGGCGCACTGCGAAGAGTTGTAGCGAAAGCAGTAGAGTTGGGAATCCCAGTTCCGACTTTAAGTACTTCCCTGGCTTTCTTCGATGGTTATCGTTCAGAACGACTTCCTGCTAATTTATTACAAGCACAACGTGATTACTTCGGTGCTCACACTTATGAAAGGTTAGATAAGCCTAGAGGGCAATTTTTCCATACAAATTGGACTGGTAAAGGCGGGAATGTTTCTTCCTCTACATATGATGTATAA